tatgacattgaAAGGTCTCAGATCGTTGGGGATAATGGACAGCAAATAGAAACAAAGTATCCTTGGCCAAAGAGGAATGAACTAATACTcaactaaaactaaaaatagaaaagtggatATATGACCAACCATAAGGTATGTGTGATATGCTGCACAAGAAGAGAGGAAAGCCAAAGACATAATTTCTCAGACCAGATCTGAAAGGATGATcagaagaaaatacaaaaggagGGAAGTTAggaagatcaaaagaaaatcaaaggcACGAGCTGATTAGAAGAAAATTTCAGTGATGGACATCTACCAGGGCATCACATGAGTAcatcaaacaaatgaaggaCATCAAAGTAAAGTTTGCTAGATGAGAGAAACAGTTAGATGAAACAAGGTAAAAGCCTGAAACATATATAACGATTGTCAATGCCAATGCCCCATGGCCAAAATCAATGCCCCACAAGTactgatcaagaaattcaaacgTTATTTTATTCTGAACTAGTTATGGTCTTATGAATCTAAGGATAGTCAATTCTCAGAATTGAGCAATGAAAAGAGCTCAGAGATAGTTGCATCGgttgttatttaactttatgcATGTGTGTGCCAATATAAAATTGGAATTGGTGAAGAAAATTCAACCGATCTTACCAGCTTTACCAAAATCCAAGGGCAGATATTTATCTGACTCATCAGCTTTTGCATTTAAAGCAGCAGCTCGCTCAATGCCCTTTGACTTGTAAGGAGCTATGTTGTGGGTGCCCAGTGCGAGACAACCCAGTAAATCAGTCTCAATGCATTCGTACCTGTATGAACAttccaaataaataaaaccaatcTATCATTAGCTGCAAAAGATATTGACCAGCAATACTCACATTTTTCTACAAAGGGTATCAGTAACCACAGATAGATTGATCACGTGCATCCTTACATCCATCACTTTTTTCTCATCATATTCATCAAATGGCTCTTCTAGAAACTTGGATAGTCTCTCCACATTAGCCtcaagctgctgctgctggtctTCAAATAAGTGTTGTTTTATTTCTCTTTGCTCATCAGTCATTTCATCCGTAAATAATTCCTCTCCAAACATATAGAATGCAAATGGGTATGAGTACAAAAGAACCCGCCTAGACCTGAAAAGTCTGTAGAGCCCATTTGTTACCCAAGTGAAATCCCTGAGGGCTGATTCCTTCTCTTCAGATGCAGATACTTTCTCTTGAATAGTTTCCCTCAGTTTGTTCTCAAGCTTAAATGAGTCTAAATGAGCCTTGTAGCGGTTATGATAGTGCATGTACCGATACAGATCCCGCTTTGCACGCTCGGACTTTTGCTCTTGGTCTTCTTTGTAGCGACCACAACTATGACCAGCAATATTTGACCAAGTATGGTCTCGCCCCGTAGCACCACCACACAGCCAACTGCATTAAGCAGGATCACATGAAGGTTTAAGATCAGGAAGTGCACATTCCACATGAAAAGGCTAAGTAAGGTCACCAACCAGGAAGAAGAAAGACTGGAAGGATAGATAtgttttaacaaaataaaaataaaccacAATAATAAATTGCTCAACTTTAATCCTTGATGATCTTAAATGGGAAAAAAGCTAAATTAGTAAACAGAAGAAATCAGATATCCTCTTCAAGATTACAATAAGATGAATGCCATTATCATGGTTTCAAAGAAATCCAGTTTGCATCatgaataaaattataaatataacaATGCTTATGCTAGAACCTTTTTTCTTATTAGTAAAAAGCTTATGCTGGATTTATGCCAAAGGGAAGAATTGATGCTTCGCAGAAAGCAATTAATTCAGAGATTATTCACCaacttttctcaaaaaaaaaaaaaaaaagaatccaaagaaaatgtaaatgatagcaaagaagaaaagatgataATCACCAAAATGCCTGCCCACAGATACAGCTCACTAGATTGCATCCTCCGTTTTTCTCCACTGGTTTGTGGCACTTTGGACAGGGCTTCGTGTGGACTGTAATCCAATTGACAGTTTCCGATTCATCTCGACACTTTTTACTCCAAAGCTCCCACATCAAGCACGAGCAAGGTGAATGTGGTTCTGATAAGCAACTGAAACAAAACTGTAAGCCACACGAACATTCTACCTCACAGCATTCATCTTCCTCAATGCGTATTGCATTCCCACAATGGGGAGTACTGGGACACCACTTCACCATTTTATTATCCTCAATGTAAGACTCAAGGAGGAATCGGTCGAATTTGTTAGCTAGATCAGGATGCCTTCTTCTGACTAGATCTCTAACAGTGGCTTCATCACAAATGGCATTGCATTTGTGTGCCATGCACTTTATCCGCTTGCTTTGACCTTCATTTATCTTCACAATAAAATGCTCAGTCCAACCTATAGAAAAGATCAACCATCATATTTTGAGTGAATCCAAAAGTGGCACGAATATATGGTTGGTGGGCTTTGCAAATGAGCTTCGGGGTTCTAAAAGCCCTTGGGCAATTACGAGTAGTGTTTGGCAAACCTTTTGAAGAGCtttggggagatgcaattgcatttaCAAGTGTagttttgttctttatttttttttttccaaacagcATTTTAACGAAGTTGCTTCTCAATGAACTTTTATATTACACCTTACCAAACACTGTTTGCATTTCAGAAAAACTCTTTAACTAAGTTCTTTGCATTTCCCTATAGGTTTTCTctaaaagccgaaccaaatgcAGCCATAATTTAGAAACAATCAAGCTTGAGTCGTCTATGTATGATATACAAGTAACTATAATAATCTTGGCCCTATAGCAATAACTATGAGCAAGGGTGGTCTACATCTCGTTCAAATGACTAGATACTCCAAACCGTTCAACATCAACTAACAATGAAACTCAGACTCCATAGCAGAGGATCATCACATCATGACAATTGGCATGAGGTTCTGATACAAACAGACAGTTGGGACAGTGGATAAGCTGTAGCATTATGCAGGGAGACCAAGAATTCATGTACAGCTTAAGCTAGTTAAAGTTGCACAACAATTATTGACATTTGCACACGCGCATCAATTGCACAGGCATTTGCATGCCTGAAGCACAAAAAATGGTTCTGGGCAGAGAAGATGAGAAGTTGGGGTTTCGAGATGGGGATGGTCCTATTCTGGCACTACATGCTGATTTTACAGGACCGCTGCCCATCCTATAAAAAGCGGCCTATGTAACTCAACTGTGTCCATAACTGGCCATAtgaaaaacaagagaaagaatTGCTTACAATCGTTGCAATAGCAATGACTACAGTCCATTCTCGTCGTAATTTGACCAGGTATGTCTTCCATGCATATATCGCACATAACTGTAGAAGTCGAATGCCTGGGCAAACTGAGATCTTGGTCCTCAGTCAGAGGCACACCCGCATCCGCAAATAAACAAGCTTTACCCCTCTCGACAAGCACCGCAAGCAACTTCTCGACGTCCCATCGGTGATGGATAAGCAAAGTGCGCGCATGGTGCTCTCTCAGTGACAACAATTCCATCACCCTTCGCAAATCCCCTCTCTTTAACAATGAGGCCGAGTCAGAGAAATAATTCATCAACCAAACAATAACTTTCGCAAaataaaaaccataaattttaaCGGAATTCTTACCTGCGCACACAAAAGCGATTCTTTTGTGATGACCTGAAAAAGGGTAAGGGTCAaaaatccattattggagctTCGATTAAAAAAGACACTATCTTTCAACCATATGCACCGGTAATCACACAGTCCAGTTCACAAAACCGAACCCTATCAACTACCGTATCAACCgaaaataagaatttcaggGAGCAAAGTAACTGAACCGAAATTCCAATCAGCAGCGCTCCCAACACGACTCAATTGCTCGCGGCCGTGGCCGAGGCAATTTCGTACGTTACCCGTCAAACAAAACCTCCACGAAGGAAACTCGTTCCAACAATAGCACGAGATCACCCCGGGCACTTCAAAAGGGAACAAGGAAACGCACGGGATCATACCCTCCGTTTCCCAGATTAAGCCGAACAGAAGAGGGCGAAAAGGAAGAACATTGACCGAATTAGCGGGGGAATCCCAgcacagaagaagaaaaaggtttTACCTTGGTGGAGGGGCCTTTGGGAGGGACCCAGTCGTAGTCGGGGTCATCGTTCTCGAGCCCGTCGAGGGCGTCCCTGTCCGAGCagtactcctcctcctcctcgctgcTGAAGTAATCGTCCATCGCCCGCGGTTCCCCGATGCCGGCCGACCACAATTCCTCACCTTGGGGTCAATCGGGCGCGCCGATCAATCGGCCGACGGAATCGCGCAATCGAACGGGAACGCGGCGCCGGCGCTCCGATCGGGAGGGGATTTCCCGGCGAGATCGAGGAGAATTCAGGTGAGATatcgccggccggcgaggggaGTGAAGCTTAAGGAAGAAGCAGTGGGAACAATATAACAAACAGGCTGTGTGTAAGAGAGACCCAGAGAGGAAaagagatatagagagagagagagagagagagattattttGCGTAGCAAAACTTCATACTACGCCGTTTTTGGGGGAAGGtgctttttatttcttattcccTTTATACGCTCTTTTTGTTCATGCGTCGCATGGTTGCATACCACAAAATAGTCAAACGGATTCAAATTAGCAGAAGGAAATTGAGTGCAATGTGAAGATTTCGCCCCCATTTTTGGGAATATGATTTCTGATAGAGCAATTGCCATATCGGTTCTCGACTCATCGTATTGAACagtgaatttttcaattttatcgcTTTACTTTTAAAATGGTGTACGAAATTCCGATGTCATTGTTTAATTATCGTCGTTTTTATGTGGCATGCCGATGTGGACACCTTTATAGCATCCCAAACTTTCGGTggtaattatttataataattatattaaattttagtgTAAAGGTTTGAATTATATTGGTAAAATTAGATAGTTTAGAAATGAATtgtgtataataagtttagctTAGAATTAGGAAATTTACTGTTCTAAAATTACAAATAGGAAAAACATTGGTGGATTATCACAATTAATTACCTTGCCCATGGAAAATGAAGATTATCTTTAGTTAGGCACGGTCAATGTTTGGTTCACGTGTAGGAATGCATTTTCACCTTAGACTTTTCGAAAAGTTCAAAAGTGAACTTTCCATCTGATTCACTCAATCAGTAGCTGAGATGATTTCGAATACGAGGAGTAGTTCGTTTTTGATTTGAAAACCGATGGCTTGGATACGACACTCCCCCATCCCTTTTCATAGATAAAAACGGGAGGCTGAAactttgatcttttcttttcttttcttttttgaggtgTTTGGAAAATCTTGATTGCTGAAAATGAAAGCTAGAGAAGACATTTGTCTTGCAACTGAAAAGTTAAATGTGAGATGCCGATgccataaattaattaattaataaaatattagtaATGGGGTGTACTATAGGGCAAGCTTCAGTAGCATCATTGAATTGCATTCAATGTCATGGGTGTCCCTCAAAAAACTCCTTCCCTTCCCTTACCAGCCGGTTTCATATTCCCTACCTGCGAGGGAAATTATTCTGCAAAAGGGAAATTCTGGAAATGGTCAGAATTACCGGAGTTGTCCACTCGTCGATCTCTGGTCATTTGCAAATAAGGGAAAGGACCTTTGTTTTGGCGGTTTTCCTTTTGGTCAAGGAAAGAGCTCTCGATTCCTGCTGCTAGATGAGCAGAACTTAGGGGATGTTGATAACGATCCATAAGTCTTCCAAATTCTTGTTTGATCGTGAAAGGTAGCCATATTAAGCGATGCATACTAAGGATGTAAATGGTTTGGTTCGATTCGATTTTCGATTTGGTTTTTGACACCCTTAATGCATACTTACTTTTAATCAACATCTTGTTGCCCAACAAatttaaagaataatttcttttttttgctatgGATccatttgtttcaagaaaatttaCTATGGGAAAACATCATTTTCATTCTCCAATATTTGACTCGCTTAGAAAAATTTCTATGTAAACCTTATAGTTAATTTTTGGATAGAAGCTCTCCcttatgaaaattggaaatcgcTTTCTAAAGTCACAACTGAATCCTCATGTGAAAGCCTAAGATCACAAGAAGTATTCTTGGAGCTAGGATTCTCGGCAGCCGTTCTTGGGTCTTTAATGCTCATGCCTAGGAAACCTACGACCAGGTTTAAGTACTCTACTTTTGTGCCTATGCCTATGTCCCCTTTGACCGAGACCAAGACCCCGTGCCCGTGTCCAAGTCAATAGCGGTCGGGGAAGAGGTCCCCACTGGCGGGCCAAAAACCCTGGCAGTCAAGCTTGGGTCCCCAAGAACAGGCCTAGTTCTCTTACTGAAAATTAGCTACACGTTAAAATCATCAAATAGAGTGGAATGAGCCCGTGGAAACCAAAAGCTGGAGTAGCTCAGTTGGTTAGAGCGTGTGGCTGTTAACCACAAGGTCGAAGGTTCAAGCCCTTCCTCTAGCGAATGCTTCTCCATTCTTCCCTTTATTTTTGGGGGGCAATTCCGAAGAGAATTACTTTTCCTAcgccttttctttcctctcttttttcggGGCATTTTATAATATTAGCTGAAGTCGAAGATGTAATACGAGAGAAAACGCCCCTTCTGTCGTCTCTTTTTTTGGCTGGACATATATTTTGCCAAAGACATCACTTCAACCATATCCTGAAGCAAAGTGTCGCTTGCATTGCATGCCGCATACACAACTTCAAAGGATCCGAGCCGTCAATCCTTTCCTGATTCAAGTTTCCGCAAATCCCACCTTGAAAAGCTCTTACGTTTCGCTAGTTCCTCATCGACGCTTGCCAATTACAAGGCGATGATTCATTACCACTTTGCCTACAATATCCTGAACACCACACGGCTACCAATGGATTTACTTGCCCGATTCGTTTCGTCAGGGAGCTGCATCCTGAATTTCTACTCCACACAAAGATCAGGTTTTCTTGCCCTAGTTTTGCAGAGATGCACGGCACATCAGCTCGAACCGAGGGAATTTGCTTATCCAAGAtttgaaagaaacaaagagtaGGGTTCGACGAATGAATTAGCTTTGCAAAAATTACCCATTATAAATGTTGTGCTTCTTGCCCGATACATGATCAATCTCAGAAGTGAAACCGCGATTTTCAACATCCGTTTCTTCATCTGAGTTATCAATTCAGGTCAAAAATTTTGTGAGATTGTGATGATAAATTATGGACCAGAAAGAGAATTGCCGAGGTCTGTTTTAGCAGTCCATCTCATCAATAAGATTCCGGAAAAGATAATCTTCACTCTCCAGTTCCTCATGAAGCAAGTTAATGGATGGCACCGGCAGCTTGTTTCCAGGCTTCTCGCCATCTATTGATCGCTGTCCCTGCAAAATGGCAAAAACATAAACTTCAAGTTATATGGGTCTGGATATGGTAAATAATGCAACATTTAACCCACTGTTTCAGAAGAGCATGATGGGGTTGTCGGTATTTTTTAGACCAACCTTTTTCAAGATGTAGAAAAAGTAGTGGAATCCATCACCGAATGTGTTCCACTCCACAGACCATGTAAACtctggagaatcaaataaaggacGTCTGAAATGCGGCTGCCAGACCAAATAGAAAAGGTTAGCAAAGGTAGGCCATCATGAATCACAACGTAGGAAGAGTTCCTTGAAAAATTGGGTCTCACCTGACCAAAAGCAATAGATATAAATATTCCATCCGGTTTTAAGACACGGTGTACACCTTGAAGCATCAGCATGACTCTAGCTACTGTTGCAGGTCGAGGGTTCCATGGGTCGCCACTGTCCACGAACAATACATCCTTTCAAGAGAATCATTTCAATGCCGTCTCAGGAAAGGTAGAATCTCAGATAAAAGATACAGTTATTTACTacgactaaaaaaaaatagagcaaggaaatggaaaaaaaattcaagacattTACCATCGTTCCTTTCTCAATTACCACATCAAAGCACTCATCACCAAAGGGCAGGTCTAGCATGTCAGCTTCTAGCACTTTAATTTCTGATAACCAGGAAATGTAAGAAGTATATATCTTAGGCCTTAGATTCTTTCATCGAAACAGATGTTCATGCCACGGTAGGAAAGATGCCATTCTGTTGAACAAAGTTGTGTTTTTCTGTTTTAAACATGGTCAATCCAATGAAGTTCAACAAGGAAGGCTGACTAGAGTCAGAGACAGCATAATTGACCCTTCACTGGAACTCTTAAAAAGTCAAGTGAATACAAGTTTCAAGCCTTGGCAAAATCCACTACATGTTCCCTCCCTGCAACAAAAAATGCATAAGCTCATGCAGCATCATAGAAGTTCAGCCTCCCAATTTCATGCTGGAAGCTATTTTTTCCCACTTGATTTTGCACTATGCAAAGAAAGCACGGAGTGACACAGACGCATAATCTCCAGGTAGGCTTTGGATTGGCACGGTCAAGGTAGGAAGAGAAATAAACTCAAAGGTTCCATAAAAAAGAATACAGTCCTCAGTATCCAGATTCAAAACTAGTCAAAAAGCCTCAAATGATTAATACGAAAGTGAAGTGTAAGGTGTGGAGTGTAATCATTTCTGCAAAGATGAAAGCGTATATACCTTTATATCCCTTGGACTGTACCCGTTTTTGCATCCTTTCCACAGCCACAGCCGACAGATCAATGCATGTTACATCCGTAACCCCGTCGTCATAGAGATTTTCGCATAGCTGCGAGTTTCCACAACCAAGCTCCAGAACCTTCATTACAAAGTTCCCTCATCAGGAAAACCAGCAATTAAATTGGAATccaagaaaatctaaaaatagGGTAAACATGGCCACAACAAAAATGGAAACAAGATCACTGGACAATTCAATATTTTCGCATCTACTTCCACAGAAAATTCAGGACCAACACCAAAACTGAAGTAATTCTTATAAGACGGCCAAAATACAAACAAGCCCCCGTTGCTGATAATCTATACACGATATAAGCTCACTGCCAAACTAGTCACATCAGCATATCTATCAATGCCAGCACGCGAAATAAACCATAGAAGACCGCAACGCCAATTTCTTGAACTGAGCTTCGACAACACCAGGTCTGAAGACCAGATACAGAGCGCCAGGGAATCGAAAAGGCATTGAGAGGACACGGTGCTCACGGAAGAACCGGGCTTGACATTCTGCTGCATCAGGTGGCGGAAATGAGAGTAGTCCTTGAACCACTCGTAGTGCTCCTCGCGAGAGAACCTCTCGTCCCTAAAGCAATAtggacaacaacaacaacaacgtgAGAACTGCAATGGACTGTAATCGGGTGCCCCCTTCGGCAAGCAAAAATGGCGAAACGCGATTCTGGCGAGCGCACGTACCAGTAGGAAGGATCGAGGTACTCCAGGGCCGTGGAGGGAGCAACATCTCTCTTCTCCGCCTGGTTCGATCCCTCCGATTCCACCATTACCAAAGACTTCGCTGCCtgctcttctccttctccttctccttcatcaATCGTTCGAACGCgcgaaaccctaatccccaaacTTGGCGgtcctgggcctgggcctgggccttgGAAGATGGGGCTTTGACTTTTCAATGGGCTCGACCCAAGGACCACCTTCTTGCCCATGAAATCAAAGTTCGGGCCCACAGAACACGTTGGAGAAAACGCTGACCCGAGGGTGAAAGCGAGAGGGCAGCGCAGCCAGCAGCTGCTGCGTCGGGCGCTCATTAATGGCGGTGCATGCTTGAAACACGAATTCAGAAATGGTTATCAGCCACCTAGGCTGTTCTCCTGGTGGTCCGGCCGTCTCTCCTACTCTCCTCCTCCATAGGGGGTTGGGGGCTTTGGGGGCGTGATAGGTTACCAGATGGGGTTAAATTATCATCCTATATAGATCTGCCGAAACGAATCTTTAATCCGTATTTGATTCATAATTTAGTTTAGAATGATAAGACCCGAAATAATATCGAGTGTCGAATGAGTTCAAAGTTTACTTTAACTCGACTTACCTTTATGACTCGTTCTTCACTTATTcttaatcttattttttcttatgCTTGCTTACTCCGCACTCTTGACTTAATTTGGGTATCGTTTTCCTAAACTAATAATTTGGGTCAAGTCAAATATGGGTTGGATCATTATAGATCACTAGATTTGTATTGTCtgaaaacatattaaaaaatgaGTTAAACGGGTCAATTTGCATCGGAATATTATTCAACTCGGCCTAAATCCGATCCGACCTAACTATTCGACGAGTTTAACTTTACATGACAAAGTAATTAGAACTAATCTCGTTTGCGAGTGCTCGGGCCTCGTACCTTCTAGACGGAGAGAACGTGGATCTCATTCGATTGGACAGGCCGTGCGTCGTTTACTTAGGTTCCCATCAATTAGCTCCCAAACTTTGTGAAGCAGAATTCAAGCTCAGCCCAGATTTTTTAGGACAGCGACACTGAACTCGTGGAACACGACAAGGACTTGTCCATTGGAGTCGAACGTGACGTTCATGGTACTGGTCGGGAGCGAGCGATATGAGGCCATGACTGTTAGGCTCGTTGGAATTGTGTTTTGCGCGGGGCACAGTTTTTCTTCGTAGTTTTCGTGAATCTCGTGGTCGTTTGGCCTCTAACTTTCCTTTTCATGCGTGACCGGAATCATCCACGTGGCCCGGTTTTGTTGCCTCTTTTTTCCTTGccccaaaccccaaaaatttaaaactctTGATCAAATTTCCAAAACACTCGATTTTTCATGGATCATAacatttccccttttttctcaGCATCCTTTTCCAATTTATTCATTGAGAAATTGATAGTACATAGTGATTTATTTTGTTGGGCACTGCGCATGATAAACTTCCCCAGcccaacaatttatatttttctcttccccagaacaaaaaagaataaaccttgtttgataacgacagttaatttttttcttaaaaaaaaagttagccTCGGAATGGTTTTGAATagaaatgaaagtaaaaaagttgcttcttgttcctaaacaagtttaagaaataagtgattttttttttttattcttctcttgctgaCCGCCATTGATTGCCCTTTGTCCGCCGCCCGCCGTggctcgccgccgccgatcgccgcccgcgccgccgccgttgccgaacggccacccgccgccgccggccgaccgTTGCCGCTGGGACGACCGCCAAAAAAAAGGCCAACCGACcgccgacggcggcggcggcggcggcggtctaccggcaaaaaataaaaataaataaatataaaaaagaaactattttttatcaaacgcatttctattctttttttttttatagtaaaaattttgtgtagttatcaaacgggtttttacatagaaattgttccccataatagaaataaaaaagaactatttctgaaaaaaatttgttccccCCAAGAAAATGTTATCATGCGCAACCTAAATTTCCCGATTTTCATAGTATTTTTTTCATGACAAGGTGAGCAAAAAAGCAAATGATGTTCGCTTGTACTTTCTCTGCAGATTAACTGCATTTTGTACTATTCTGCTTCCCACTATTCTTAGAAAGTTTAAATCATTGTAACAACCTCATGAGATGCTAGCTAGCTACCTAAGATAAGTATATGTGAAAAGTAATTAAGGCAGAGGTTTTGTTTAAGATATTTTTCAATCCATTAATTTTCCACGAAGCAAATGGACCCttaataaatcaaatttaataagtGTATAATTAGAATATCCAATATAAAAGCTtaaattttatatgttttgaaGACAATAAATGTGGGACTTAATAATGTTGTAATGTGAAATAAACTGATTAAAACCCGATTCTAATACTATGGTAAAAATATGCGGGAGAGAACTAAATAATAACCGTATTTAGTTTAAGagattaaatttataaataaaatgatgacttgagattttttttttttttttttttttgggtgtaagATGCTCTTAACGCCGAATCGAATACCTTTACATTTAGCACGAAAATAGCAAAATGACACACTTTTATGTGCGTTGGGTTGGTAAAATCGGAAAGGGACGTCGGAATCGCCCCCAAGAAAAAGCCGCCGATCCTCCCTACACAAAAATCCATATCgattgcaaaaaaaagaaataataataataataataatattttaaaaaaagtttataaaaataaattaagccAGAAAAAACATGGGACACGAGTCACTAGCCGATAAATTcccccccaccaccaccaccacaaagCCATTCGCAACCTCCGCCTTCGCCACCGTCTCTCCGCCCTCCGCCACCGTCGCTCCGCTCCTGACCAGCGCGCGCGACATGGCGATCACCCTCCACTCCTGCCGCATCCCCGGCGCCCGCCCCGACCTCTCCCTGCCGgagagcctcgccggccccggggCCTCCCGTTCCCGCCGGCTCCTCTCCGTCCGGTGCTCCGGCGAGTCCTCATcatcctccgcctccgcctccgcggCCGTCGACGGCGACTTCGACGCCAAGGTGTTCCGGCATAACCTCACCAGGAGCAAGAACTATAATCGGAAAGGCTTCGGCTACAAGGACGAGACTCTGCAGCTCATGAATCGCGAGTACACCAGTACGCTCCTCGCCTTCGTTCAGTTCTCTCCTCTCGATTATGCGTTTTCTTCAGTTCAGTGCGCTGTTTAGAGCTTGGATGCAGGTGAAGACTTTTGATTTTTGGCCTCAGCTCGGATTGAAGGAGAAAGTTCGGCTTTTTAGAAGCGGTTCCAGTTTACTGATTAGTTATTGGTTGGCTAGAAAATATGGTAGTTGTGTCAGAAAAAAACGTTTTTTTGTATCATAATTAACGAGCTTTTGGATCTTTAGGTACTCTGCTGAAGTATATTACGTGTATGTAGATCGTATGCTTCATGTACTGGCGTTGTTGATTCCGTTTCTAGCATTTCTAGATGTCAAATCTATGTTGGCATGATGTCTGGATGATGTTTTTGCCGTGATGATACTTGTCCAGACATCGATTACCGGCGTTTCTGAATAATTGTGAGATGTAATGATGTTGTTTTTTTCCAAATACCAGGTGATATTATTAAAACTCTGAGGGAAAATGGAAACGTGTATACCTGGGGAAACGTTACTGTTAAGCTTGCTGAATCCTATGGTTTCTGCTGGGGCGTCGAGCGGGCTGTCCAGATTGCCTATGAAGCAAGAAAGCAGTTCCCCGAGGAGAAGCTCTGGATCACTAATGAAATTATCCACAACCCGACTGTCAACAAGGTCAGACACATAACAGCATATTTGCTGTCGTGGCCGATTTGCTTGAA
Above is a window of Eucalyptus grandis isolate ANBG69807.140 chromosome 9, ASM1654582v1, whole genome shotgun sequence DNA encoding:
- the LOC104418808 gene encoding probable E3 ubiquitin-protein ligase ARI1 isoform X1, with amino-acid sequence MDDYFSSEEEEEYCSDRDALDGLENDDPDYDWVPPKGPSTKVITKESLLCAQRGDLRRVMELLSLREHHARTLLIHHRWDVEKLLAVLVERGKACLFADAGVPLTEDQDLSLPRHSTSTVMCDICMEDIPGQITTRMDCSHCYCNDCWTEHFIVKINEGQSKRIKCMAHKCNAICDEATVRDLVRRRHPDLANKFDRFLLESYIEDNKMVKWCPSTPHCGNAIRIEEDECCEVECSCGLQFCFSCLSEPHSPCSCLMWELWSKKCRDESETVNWITVHTKPCPKCHKPVEKNGGCNLVSCICGQAFCWLCGGATGRDHTWSNIAGHSCGRYKEDQEQKSERAKRDLYRYMHYHNRYKAHLDSFKLENKLRETIQEKVSASEEKESALRDFTWVTNGLYRLFRSRRVLLYSYPFAFYMFGEELFTDEMTDEQREIKQHLFEDQQQQLEANVERLSKFLEEPFDEYDEKKVMDVRMHVINLSVVTDTLCRKMYECIETDLLGCLALGTHNIAPYKSKGIERAAALNAKADESDKYLPLDFGKAGASELDRPSGSGSLDDSGRPTKRARTEGLVGALIDLNVPAGGY
- the LOC104418808 gene encoding probable E3 ubiquitin-protein ligase ARI1 isoform X2, translated to MDDYFSSEEEEEYCSDRDALDGLENDDPDYDWVPPKGPSTKVITKESLLCAQRGDLRRVMELLSLREHHARTLLIHHRWDVEKLLAVLVERGKACLFADAGVPLTEDQDLSLPRHSTSTVMCDICMEDIPGQITTRMDCSHCYCNDCWTEHFIVKINEGQSKRIKCMAHKCNAICDEATVRDLVRRRHPDLANKFDRFLLESYIEDNKMVKWCPSTPHCGNAIRIEEDECCEVECSCGLQFCFSCLSEPHSPCSCLMWELWSKKCRDESETVNWITVHTKPCPKCHKPVEKNGGCNLVSCICGQAFCWLCGGATGRDHTWSNIAGHSCGRYKEDQEQKSERAKRDLYRYMHYHNRYKAHLDSFKLENKLRETIQEKVSASEEKESALRDFTWVTNGLYRLFRSRRVLLYSYPFAFYMFGEELFTDEMTDEQREIKQHLFEDQQQQLEANVERLSKFLEEPFDEYDEKKVMDVRMHVINLSVVTDTLCRKMYECIETDLLGCLALGTHNIAPYKSKGIERAAALNAKADESDKYLPLDFGKAELDRPSGSGSLDDSGRPTKRARTEGLVGALIDLNVPAGGY
- the LOC104418808 gene encoding probable E3 ubiquitin-protein ligase ARI1 isoform X3 encodes the protein MDDYFSSEEEEEYCSDRDALDGLENDDPDYDWVPPKGPSTKVITKESLLCAQRGDLRRVMELLSLREHHARTLLIHHRWDVEKLLAVLVERGKACLFADAGVPLTEDQDLSLPRHSTSTVMCDICMEDIPGQITTRMDCSHCYCNDCWTEHFIVKINEGQSKRIKCMAHKCNAICDEATVRDLVRRRHPDLANKFDRFLLESYIEDNKMVKWCPSTPHCGNAIRIEEDECCEVECSCGLQFCFSCLSEPHSPCSCLMWELWSKKCRDESETVNWITVHTKPCPKCHKPVEKNGGCNLVSCICGQAFCWLCGGATGRDHTWSNIAGHSCGRYKEDQEQKSERAKRDLYRYMHYHNRYKAHLDSFKLENKLRETIQEKVSASEEKESALRDFTWVTNGLYRLFRSRRVLLYSYPFAFYMFGEELFTDEMTDEQREIKQHLFEDQQQQLEANVERLSKFLEEPFDEYDEKKVMDVRMHVINLSVVTDTLCRKMYECIETDLLGCLALGTHNIAPYKSKGIERAAALNAKADESDKYLPLDFGKAECSMADMLKLHTRSIRT
- the LOC104418808 gene encoding probable E3 ubiquitin-protein ligase ARI1 isoform X4 gives rise to the protein MDDYFSSEEEEEYCSDRDALDGLENDDPDYDWVPPKGPSTKVITKESLLCAQRGDLRRVMELLSLREHHARTLLIHHRWDVEKLLAVLVERGKACLFADAGVPLTEDQDLSLPRHSTSTVMCDICMEDIPGQITTRMDCSHCYCNDCWTEHFIVKINEGQSKRIKCMAHKCNAICDEATVRDLVRRRHPDLANKFDRFLLESYIEDNKMVKWCPSTPHCGNAIRIEEDECCEVECSCGLQFCFSCLSEPHSPCSCLMWELWSKKCRDESETVNWITVHTKPCPKCHKPVEKNGGCNLVSCICGQAFCWLCGGATGRDHTWSNIAGHSCGRYKEDQEQKSERAKRDLYRYMHYHNRYKAHLDSFKLENKLRETIQEKVSASEEKESALRDFTWVTNGLYRLFRSRRVLLYSYPFAFYMFGEELFTDEMTDEQREIKQHLFEDQQQQLEANVERLSKFLEEPFDEYDEKKVMDVRMHVINLSVVTDTLCRKMYECIETDLLGCLALGTHNIAPYKSKGIERAAALNAKADESDKYLPLDFGKAGSSS